The Deltaproteobacteria bacterium genome window below encodes:
- a CDS encoding metalloregulator ArsR/SmtB family transcription factor, which yields MQKEVFEIQAGVCQCLANPKRLEILHILRDTELSATEIAARVGISNANASQHLSIMRTKGLLKSRREGVSIRYSLANPKVMTACDIMREVLFEHLNEKRHLTGKVNVI from the coding sequence ATACAGAAAGAGGTCTTCGAGATACAGGCGGGCGTATGCCAGTGCCTAGCCAACCCGAAGCGCCTGGAGATACTCCATATCCTCCGCGATACGGAGCTTTCGGCGACCGAGATAGCCGCAAGGGTCGGCATCTCCAACGCGAACGCCTCCCAGCACCTTTCCATCATGCGGACAAAGGGGCTACTTAAGAGCAGGCGAGAGGGGGTGAGCATCAGATATTCGCTCGCGAACCCTAAGGTCATGACGGCCTGCGACATCATGAGGGAGGTCCTTTTCGAGCACCTTAACGAAAAGCGGCACCTTACCGGAAAGGTGAACGTAATATGA